A window from Mangifera indica cultivar Alphonso chromosome 2, CATAS_Mindica_2.1, whole genome shotgun sequence encodes these proteins:
- the LOC123209796 gene encoding norbelladine synthase-like — protein sequence MHGLVAANTLVAASAASVWEIYGTLQVLTIINTYLPDVLGRVKVLEGDGHAGTILNVTLPAGTPGVGYMEEEITKVENKKRVKQTKSLKGGFIAMGFESYITTYKIIENNSTSSIIRSTIKYKIDHKLANLTSLVNTNLVETLAETVGKYLTGNLAPPPS from the exons ATGCACGGCCTTGTTGCGGCGAATACTTTGGTGGCTGCATCGGCTGCTTCGGTGTGGGAAATCTATGGCACCCTTCAGGTCCttacaattataaatacatatttgccAGATGTGCTTGGAAGAGTTAAAGTCCTTGAAGGTGACGGACATGCTGGCACAATTCTGAACGTTACACTACCAGCAg GAACTCCTGGAGTTGGTTATATGGAGGAAGAGATTACAAAGGTTGAGAATAAGAAACGCGTGAAGCAAACAAAATCCCTTAAAGGAGGATTTATAGCAATGGGGTTCGAGAGTTATATAACTACatacaaaattattgaaaataattctACGTCAAGTATAATAAGATCAACGATAAAGTATAAGATTGACCATAAGTTAGCAAATCTTACTTCTCTGGTAAACACCAATCTGGTGGAAACACTTGCAGAAACCGTTGGGAAGTACCTGACTGGGAACCTGGCACCTCCTCCTTCGTAG